Proteins encoded together in one Pangasianodon hypophthalmus isolate fPanHyp1 chromosome 18, fPanHyp1.pri, whole genome shotgun sequence window:
- the rergla gene encoding ras-related and estrogen-regulated growth inhibitor-like protein — translation MNDIKVAVLGGEGVGKSALIVRFLTRRFIGEYASSSECIYRKRMSVDGRQLNLELYDPCSQPREGKSTLNEQIHWADGFVVVYDISDRASFITATAIVHLIRELNLGAAKRESESVVFLVGNKQDLCHMREVGKDEGQRLATDGRCQFYELSAAECYQEVALMFTKLVRNASLSGKAKERRRRPSGSKSMAKLINNVFGKRRKSV, via the exons ATGAACGATATTAAAGTTGCTGTTCTTGGAGGAGAAGGAGTCGGAAAATCAG CACTCATCGTGCGATTCCTAACCAGGAGATTTATCGGAGAGTACGCCTCATCATCAG AGTGTATATACAGAAAACGTATGTCTGTTGATGGAAGGCAGCTGAATCTGGAACTTTACGACCCATGTTCCCAG CCCCGTGAGGGAAAGTCCACTCTGAATGAGCAGATCCACTGGGCTGATGGCTTTGTGGTGGTGTACGACATCAGTGACCGCGCCTCCTTCATCACAGCTACAGCTATCGTGCACCTGATCCGAGAGCTCAAcctgggagcagccaaaag GGAGTCAGAGTCAGTGGTGTTCTTGGTGGGCAATAAACAGGACCTGTGCCACATGCGTGAGGTGGGCAAGGACGAAGGTCAGAGGTTGGCGACAGATGGGCGCTGCCAGTTCTACGAGCTCTCGGCTGCCGAGTGCTACCAGGAGGTGGCACTCATGTTCACAAAGTTGGTGCGTAATGCCAGCCTGAGCGGAAAAGCTAAAGAGCGCCGGCGCCGGCCCAGCGGCTCCAAGTCCATGGCTAAACTGATCAACAATGTGTTCGGCAAACGGCGGAAATCAGTGTGA